In a single window of the Cryomorphaceae bacterium 1068 genome:
- the sufD gene encoding Fe-S cluster assembly protein SufD, whose product MELAKEMTKEQAVLDSMKSSYKHAVPESFGSLSSNSARNLESLQFPTTKLEYWKYTRTGQIANKEWKFGGLENVDIPENLPVSKHRMVFVNGQFDEKRSSLPQVEGLTILPFSKSSVASTIAQAEEDIFRAWNTAMPQDGYHITVSKNKAIEDTLQIVFLYSGQNTISQPRSFVELAENSELKISEFHIHSAGSMAFANVHSEAVVGDNAHLKIDVVQHGSEKGFHLQETYGEQGKNCTYMQNTFTLSGNWTRNNSTIRLTDEHSECNLNGFYIPNLKEHVDNHTIIDHEKPNCESHELYRGVLLDKSTGVFNGKVFVRQDAQKTNAFQSNGNIIVSDTATMNSKPELEIYADDVKCSHGSTTGQLDEDAMFYLMARGLSKESSRKLLINAFAEDVLEKLVNEDLREIIEDTIHTKLA is encoded by the coding sequence ATGGAATTAGCAAAAGAGATGACTAAAGAACAAGCAGTACTGGATTCCATGAAGAGTTCATACAAACATGCTGTTCCCGAATCTTTCGGCTCCTTAAGCAGCAATAGCGCACGAAACCTTGAATCTCTCCAATTTCCAACCACAAAGCTGGAATATTGGAAATACACAAGAACGGGACAGATCGCGAATAAGGAATGGAAATTCGGCGGACTCGAAAACGTCGACATCCCCGAAAACTTACCTGTATCAAAACACCGAATGGTTTTTGTAAACGGTCAATTCGACGAAAAACGATCATCACTTCCTCAAGTGGAGGGCTTGACGATTTTACCTTTCTCCAAATCGAGTGTTGCTTCAACAATCGCTCAAGCAGAAGAGGATATTTTCAGAGCTTGGAATACCGCTATGCCGCAAGATGGTTACCACATTACTGTATCTAAAAACAAGGCGATAGAGGATACTTTGCAGATTGTATTTCTCTACTCGGGTCAAAATACCATCTCGCAGCCGCGCTCATTTGTTGAGTTGGCGGAGAATTCGGAGTTAAAGATTTCCGAGTTTCACATTCACTCGGCAGGCAGTATGGCTTTCGCCAATGTGCACTCTGAAGCCGTTGTGGGCGATAATGCACACCTCAAGATTGACGTGGTGCAGCACGGTTCCGAAAAGGGATTTCATCTGCAAGAGACCTACGGCGAACAAGGGAAGAATTGCACTTACATGCAAAACACGTTTACCTTGAGTGGAAACTGGACGAGAAACAACTCGACCATTCGACTCACAGATGAACACAGCGAGTGCAATCTGAATGGATTCTACATTCCGAATTTGAAGGAGCACGTCGATAACCATACGATCATCGACCACGAGAAACCAAACTGTGAGTCGCACGAGCTATACCGCGGAGTGCTATTGGACAAATCCACCGGCGTTTTCAACGGGAAGGTTTTCGTGAGGCAAGACGCCCAAAAAACCAACGCATTCCAAAGCAATGGAAACATCATTGTGTCAGATACGGCCACGATGAACTCGAAGCCCGAACTGGAAATCTATGCGGACGACGTGAAGTGCAGCCACGGTAGCACCACGGGTCAGCTAGACGAGGATGCGATGTTTTATCTGATGGCTCGCGGTTTGTCGAAAGAGAGTTCACGAAAACTTCTGATCAATGCCTTCGCCGAAGATGTTTTGGAGAAGCTTGTGAATGAAGACCTGAGAGAGATAATAGAAGATACGATACACACAAAACTGGCTTAA
- a CDS encoding cysteine desulfurase, giving the protein MAESAIKSITLPDNASFIEDFPILKREVNGHKLVYLDNAASAQKPKQVVQAIEDYYFNEHSNVHRGIHYLSQLATDKYEGARERMRRFINAASSKEIIFTKGCTDGINLVAAAFSKAHLKEGDEVLITEMEHHSNIVPWQMACADKGAKLVVANVKEDGSIDMDDLKSKLSDRTKLVSVVHVSNALGTINPVKEIVAEAKKFGAYTLIDGAQAAPHGGIDVRDMDCDFYVFSGHKMYGPTGSGILYGKEAVLDNMPPYQGGGEMIKTVTFEKTTYNELPFKFEAGTPNMAAAIGLAAAADFMEDFGIDKISEIENGLLAYATERLSEIDGLRIIGTAAQKASVVSFVVDGTHPSDIGAIIDKLGIAVRTGHHCTQPLMDKFGLPGTCRASFAAYNTIEEIDLLTEGVKRAVNMLR; this is encoded by the coding sequence ATGGCCGAAAGCGCAATAAAATCCATTACACTGCCTGACAATGCTTCCTTCATTGAGGATTTCCCCATTCTCAAAAGAGAGGTGAATGGGCACAAGCTTGTTTACCTGGATAATGCGGCATCGGCTCAAAAACCTAAGCAAGTTGTGCAGGCTATTGAAGATTATTATTTCAATGAGCACAGCAACGTTCACCGAGGCATACACTACCTCAGCCAATTGGCAACGGATAAGTACGAAGGTGCCAGAGAGAGAATGCGCCGATTCATCAATGCTGCTTCCTCCAAGGAAATCATCTTTACAAAAGGATGTACCGACGGGATTAACCTCGTAGCAGCCGCTTTTTCGAAAGCGCACCTGAAAGAGGGAGATGAAGTACTCATTACCGAAATGGAGCACCACTCCAATATTGTCCCTTGGCAAATGGCTTGCGCCGATAAAGGTGCCAAATTGGTGGTCGCCAATGTGAAGGAAGATGGATCGATCGACATGGATGACTTGAAGTCGAAACTGTCTGATCGAACAAAATTGGTTTCTGTCGTTCATGTTTCGAATGCATTGGGAACCATTAATCCCGTGAAGGAAATAGTAGCTGAAGCAAAAAAATTCGGAGCTTACACTCTGATTGACGGAGCCCAAGCTGCTCCGCACGGAGGAATTGACGTTCGGGATATGGATTGCGATTTCTATGTGTTCTCGGGGCACAAAATGTACGGGCCAACCGGTAGCGGTATCCTTTACGGAAAAGAGGCCGTGCTAGACAACATGCCTCCTTACCAAGGTGGCGGTGAGATGATCAAGACGGTGACTTTTGAAAAAACCACTTACAATGAACTTCCCTTCAAGTTTGAGGCAGGGACGCCCAATATGGCAGCTGCCATTGGATTAGCCGCAGCGGCTGACTTTATGGAAGACTTCGGTATTGACAAAATCTCTGAAATCGAAAATGGCCTGCTGGCATATGCCACAGAAAGACTTTCGGAAATAGATGGATTAAGAATCATCGGAACGGCCGCACAAAAGGCCAGCGTTGTTTCTTTCGTTGTCGACGGAACCCACCCTTCCGATATCGGAGCGATTATCGACAAGCTCGGCATAGCGGTAAGAACAGGACACCACTGTACGCAGCCCTTGATGGACAAGTTTGGCTTGCCGGGAACCTGTCGTGCATCCTTTGCGGCCTACAACACAATTGAAGAAATTGACTTGCTCACCGAAGGCGTAAAACGCGCTGTAAACATGTTGAGGTAA
- a CDS encoding SufE family protein, whose amino-acid sequence MADSIQEREAEIIEEFEFFPEWMEKYEHLIELGKSLPLIDEQYKTEDNLIKGCQSRVWLHADREADKIKYSADSDAIITKGIIALMIRVLNEQKPEDIVSAELGFIDKIGLKEHLSPTRSNGLVSMVKQMKFYALAHQAK is encoded by the coding sequence ATGGCAGATTCGATTCAAGAACGCGAAGCAGAAATCATTGAAGAGTTCGAGTTTTTCCCCGAATGGATGGAGAAATACGAACACCTCATTGAGTTGGGAAAAAGCCTTCCATTGATCGATGAGCAATACAAAACAGAAGACAACCTGATCAAAGGGTGTCAATCTAGAGTCTGGCTTCACGCCGACCGCGAAGCTGACAAAATCAAGTATTCTGCCGACAGCGACGCCATCATCACGAAAGGAATAATTGCCTTGATGATCCGGGTGCTCAACGAGCAAAAACCCGAAGACATTGTGAGTGCAGAATTAGGCTTCATCGACAAAATCGGTTTGAAAGAACACCTCTCCCCCACTCGCTCAAACGGACTCGTTTCGATGGTGAAACAAATGAAATTTTACGCTTTGGCCCATCAGGCTAAATAG
- a CDS encoding SUF system Fe-S cluster assembly protein — translation MNDIQLETTIIEVIKTIYDPEIPVDIYELGLIYDIAIDSERKVKVSMTLTSPSCPVAESLPVEVEDKIKGIEGVNDAKVEITFEPPWDKEMMSEEAQLELGFL, via the coding sequence ATGAACGACATTCAACTTGAAACTACGATTATCGAAGTGATCAAAACGATCTACGACCCTGAGATTCCCGTGGATATCTACGAGTTGGGTTTGATCTACGATATTGCCATCGATTCCGAGCGTAAGGTAAAAGTGAGCATGACATTGACTTCTCCTTCTTGTCCTGTAGCCGAATCACTTCCCGTTGAGGTAGAAGATAAAATCAAAGGAATTGAAGGGGTGAACGACGCTAAGGTCGAAATCACCTTTGAGCCACCTTGGGACAAAGAAATGATGAGTGAGGAAGCGCAGCTTGAATTGGGATTCTTGTAA
- a CDS encoding DUF2480 family protein, translating to MSDFEIENKVAKSGLIVIEMDEFVSDDELVQIDIKERLWEGFALKEKDFREYVSTHDWSQYQDKAVAVFCSADAIIPNWAFMLLASKLESVTSELYFDTAAESEKRRIEKAISALDASEYQDARIIIKGCGKKSVHFSAYGKLTEKLMPVAKTIMFGEPCSTVPIYKKPKA from the coding sequence ATGAGCGATTTTGAAATTGAAAATAAAGTAGCCAAAAGCGGGCTGATAGTGATCGAAATGGACGAATTTGTTTCAGACGATGAGCTGGTTCAAATCGATATAAAAGAGCGCCTTTGGGAAGGATTCGCGCTCAAAGAGAAAGACTTTCGCGAATACGTTTCAACTCATGACTGGAGTCAATACCAAGATAAGGCAGTAGCCGTTTTTTGCTCCGCAGATGCCATTATTCCCAACTGGGCTTTTATGCTTTTGGCTTCAAAGCTCGAGTCAGTGACTTCTGAACTTTACTTCGACACTGCTGCTGAATCCGAAAAAAGACGGATAGAAAAAGCCATTTCAGCTCTCGACGCATCGGAGTACCAAGATGCTCGAATCATCATCAAAGGCTGTGGGAAAAAGTCAGTGCACTTTAGCGCCTACGGAAAGCTTACCGAAAAGCTGATGCCCGTAGCAAAGACCATCATGTTTGGCGAGCCTTGCAGCACGGTGCCGATTTACAAAAAGCCGAAAGCTTAG
- a CDS encoding class II glutamine amidotransferase, translating to MSDPIKHECGIALLRLKKPLSFYREKYGTSFYGLNKLYLLMEKQHNRGQDGAGVANVKLDMPPGTRFISRVRSNSQRPIQECFDHINKRFQELAEKEEQKLTDVDWLKQNEGFTGELFLGHVRYGTFGKNSIESCHPFLRQNNWKTRNLVVAGNFNLTNVDELFDLLVDIGQHPKEKSDTVTVLEKIGHYLDEENDRLVANWKALGYSKKDITEKIIEHINLPEILRSSAEDWDGGYAMAGLLGHGDAFVLRDPNGIRPAFYHEDDEVIVVASERPVIQTAFNLKVEDVHELPPGNAAIIRHDGTFSLSEIRTPGERKACSFERIYFSRGSDQDIYRERIALGKTVVPRVLETIDGDIENSVFSFIPNTAEVAFYGMMKGLEDHLNIQKKDMILNLGDKPDPDELERILSLRPRMEKIAVKDAKLRTFITQDESRDDMVAHVYDVTYGAVRPKVDNLVVIDDSIVRGTTLRQSIIRILNRLEPKKIVVVSSAPQIRFPDCYGIDMAKLGDFIAFQAGISLLKKTGQEKIISDVYQKCKNQENLDKSEIRNYAKEIFTPFAYEEVSAEISKLLTPPEVECEVEIIFQTLDGLHKAVPDHLGDWYFSGDYPTPGGNKVVNRAFINYYEGKNERAY from the coding sequence ATGAGCGACCCGATCAAACACGAGTGCGGTATTGCACTTCTCCGGCTCAAGAAACCACTCTCTTTTTACCGTGAAAAATACGGGACGTCATTCTACGGCCTGAACAAACTGTATCTCCTTATGGAGAAACAGCACAACCGCGGACAAGACGGAGCTGGTGTGGCCAATGTCAAACTCGATATGCCTCCGGGCACTCGATTTATTAGCCGAGTTAGATCCAATAGTCAACGTCCTATTCAAGAGTGTTTCGATCATATTAACAAGCGTTTTCAAGAGCTTGCGGAAAAAGAGGAACAGAAATTAACGGATGTTGATTGGCTTAAGCAGAACGAAGGATTTACCGGAGAATTATTCCTCGGGCATGTTCGATACGGAACTTTTGGGAAAAACAGCATTGAGAGCTGTCACCCGTTTTTGCGTCAGAACAATTGGAAGACGAGAAATCTTGTAGTCGCAGGCAATTTCAACTTGACCAATGTAGACGAGTTGTTCGATCTCTTGGTAGACATCGGGCAGCACCCTAAGGAAAAATCTGATACAGTTACCGTTTTGGAAAAAATCGGTCATTACCTCGACGAAGAGAATGATCGATTGGTAGCCAACTGGAAAGCGCTGGGATACAGCAAAAAGGACATCACAGAAAAAATCATTGAGCACATTAATCTCCCTGAAATTCTTCGCAGTTCGGCTGAAGACTGGGATGGGGGATATGCCATGGCGGGTCTTCTTGGGCACGGAGATGCTTTCGTGTTGCGTGATCCGAATGGCATTCGGCCGGCATTTTACCACGAGGACGATGAGGTCATAGTGGTTGCATCAGAAAGGCCGGTTATTCAAACTGCTTTTAACTTGAAGGTGGAAGATGTGCATGAATTGCCTCCTGGTAATGCTGCGATCATCAGACACGACGGGACTTTCAGCCTTAGCGAAATAAGGACGCCTGGCGAACGAAAAGCGTGCTCTTTCGAGCGGATCTATTTCTCAAGAGGAAGCGATCAAGATATTTATCGCGAGCGAATCGCTCTAGGAAAAACAGTTGTTCCGCGCGTCTTGGAAACCATAGATGGAGATATTGAAAATTCCGTTTTCAGTTTTATTCCCAACACAGCTGAAGTAGCTTTCTACGGCATGATGAAAGGGTTGGAAGACCATTTGAATATCCAGAAGAAGGATATGATCTTGAATCTCGGAGATAAACCCGATCCCGATGAATTGGAGAGGATTCTCTCTCTGCGCCCTCGAATGGAAAAAATTGCCGTGAAGGATGCCAAGCTACGAACGTTTATTACCCAAGATGAGTCGCGAGATGATATGGTGGCTCACGTCTACGATGTCACCTACGGAGCGGTGCGGCCAAAGGTGGACAATCTTGTGGTGATTGATGACAGTATAGTTCGTGGTACGACTTTGCGTCAAAGTATCATCCGAATTTTGAATAGGCTGGAGCCGAAGAAAATCGTGGTTGTTTCCAGCGCACCTCAGATTCGCTTTCCTGATTGCTACGGAATCGATATGGCGAAGCTTGGGGACTTTATCGCTTTTCAAGCAGGGATCAGCCTTTTGAAGAAAACGGGTCAGGAGAAAATCATCTCTGATGTTTACCAAAAGTGCAAGAACCAAGAGAACCTGGACAAGTCGGAGATTCGAAATTATGCGAAAGAGATCTTCACGCCATTTGCTTACGAGGAGGTATCAGCCGAAATTTCTAAGCTACTTACTCCACCTGAAGTGGAATGTGAGGTGGAGATCATTTTCCAAACGCTGGACGGATTGCATAAAGCAGTTCCCGATCATTTAGGCGACTGGTATTTCTCAGGAGATTATCCTACACCCGGAGGAAACAAAGTGGTCAATCGGGCATTTATCAATTACTACGAAGGGAAAAACGAGCGCGCTTACTAA
- a CDS encoding gliding motility-associated C-terminal domain-containing protein: MLPSPKQITFFVFWLILFQSVIGGIDPRLVENKGQWHENVHFKALTDGGYFFIGEDGITVQQLEQGFFDHFHGYIQGSSEEPLAKTHTLKINFIGGDFSDFSGEENLGRADNFFIGNNTAKHAKAVQSFQRSYYSNVYSNIDLRFDIKSDRLKYEFLVAPNADPNEIQISVNHAESIEIRDDRLIFKTSIGEVYEEPPFVYQLDEYGRIERVECNYHLAGNLVTYEFPEGYDTARELIIDPEISFSTYVGAFSDNFGFTASYDADGDLYGGAIVFGSEYPTVGGPFQINFAGGVIDCGITKFSADGTELLYSTFLGGLDNEAPHSLVVNENNELFVYGSTGSFDFPTTTGAAQENFSGGPSLTGLGASYLQGSDIFVAKISADGTDLIAATYVGGTGNDGLNFSPALEFNFGDRFRGEIVVGNEGDVYVASSTASADFPAVNGFSNAFNGFSNGTVFRLSEDLSTLVWSSSTGGQLAEAAYGVQIGPDGTIYITGGTASSNLPGTANGANPDASGGVDGYIMRISANGAVLLNTTYTGTNDFDQTYFVQLDTDGEVYVIGQSLGDMEVSTGVYSNPGGKQFVQKYNNELTNLEWSTTIGSNDNQINFSPSAFLVTNCNDIYVSGWGGSTNNFGQAGGTTFGLPTTPDAFQSSTDGSDFYLMVLSEDAQDLTYATYFGGSESSEHVDGGTSRFDKNGTVYQAVCAGCGGLSDFPSQPGVWSQTNPSSNCNLGVFKFRLNSVSALAEVDFDATPLCENQPAVFTNLSEDADLFLWDFGDDNTSTEFEPTHIYTEPGIYEVTLLAEDSEGCLGPDSTTIELEVLPSPEIEFDFENNPICPGEQLTLGASGADSYLWTPAEVFNNNTLANPIFSGSESTTVTLTGTTTCGSQSLEVTIEVGTVEVELEEEILICPGESAQLNASGGVAYSWFPATFLDDPDIPNPTVTPDTDVTYEVTVSTEQGCEGTGSIEVIVLDPPPVLSGETDYATCNSIPVQLNVSGGDNYSWFPETGLSNPSISNPTANPSSPTVYTVTTSNSCGSSSLDILVRTEAIDISMTTDSIGCFLTPIGVSASGGSSYRWQPESLFADPNAANTSVEITSSTEISVIGFNEDGCFDIETRLIRIYPRQPIYLGLDEVIPFGGEATIEAFSNFPITWVESPYLSCLDCSNPVASPPETSTFYATIETPDGCIERDSILVTVTGNIYVPNAFSPDGDGINDIFKAQGIDIVEFKMEIFNRWGELVFTSNSIDDGWNGSSPNNEYYAPTDVYPYRIVAREHTGEVFELKGMVTLIR; the protein is encoded by the coding sequence ATGCTCCCATCACCAAAGCAGATAACATTCTTCGTTTTCTGGCTGATATTATTTCAGTCAGTCATTGGTGGTATCGACCCTCGGTTGGTAGAGAACAAAGGTCAATGGCACGAAAATGTTCATTTCAAGGCCCTTACTGATGGCGGATACTTTTTCATAGGAGAAGATGGCATTACTGTTCAGCAATTGGAGCAAGGCTTTTTCGATCACTTTCACGGCTACATACAAGGAAGTTCAGAAGAACCGCTGGCAAAAACGCATACGTTAAAGATCAACTTTATCGGTGGAGATTTCAGCGACTTTAGTGGAGAGGAGAATTTAGGTAGGGCTGACAACTTTTTTATTGGAAACAATACGGCCAAACATGCTAAGGCAGTTCAGTCTTTTCAAAGATCTTACTACAGCAATGTCTACTCAAACATCGACTTACGGTTCGACATAAAAAGCGATCGACTGAAATATGAGTTTCTGGTTGCGCCAAATGCTGATCCGAATGAAATTCAGATCAGTGTGAATCATGCTGAATCGATTGAAATTCGCGATGATCGTTTGATTTTTAAGACGAGCATTGGTGAGGTTTACGAAGAGCCTCCGTTCGTCTATCAACTTGATGAGTATGGGCGTATCGAACGAGTAGAATGCAATTATCATTTAGCCGGAAACCTTGTGACCTATGAATTCCCGGAAGGTTATGACACCGCCCGAGAGCTTATAATTGATCCTGAAATATCCTTCTCGACATACGTCGGCGCATTTTCCGATAATTTTGGCTTCACAGCCAGCTATGATGCCGATGGAGATCTTTACGGAGGGGCTATCGTTTTTGGTAGTGAATATCCAACTGTAGGAGGCCCCTTCCAAATAAATTTTGCGGGGGGAGTAATCGATTGTGGGATCACAAAATTCAGTGCAGATGGAACGGAATTGTTGTACAGCACCTTTTTAGGAGGACTGGATAATGAAGCCCCGCACTCGCTGGTGGTCAATGAGAACAATGAGCTCTTTGTCTACGGAAGTACGGGGTCATTTGACTTTCCAACAACTACAGGTGCTGCACAAGAAAACTTTTCGGGAGGCCCTTCTTTAACGGGGCTCGGAGCATCCTACCTTCAGGGCTCAGACATTTTTGTTGCCAAAATCAGCGCAGATGGAACTGACTTAATAGCTGCAACTTATGTTGGCGGGACAGGCAATGATGGCCTTAATTTTTCTCCGGCTCTGGAATTCAATTTCGGTGATCGATTTAGGGGGGAAATTGTAGTAGGTAATGAAGGAGATGTGTACGTGGCTTCCTCCACGGCGTCTGCTGACTTCCCCGCGGTAAACGGCTTCTCAAATGCTTTTAATGGTTTTTCCAATGGAACCGTATTTCGTTTGAGTGAAGATTTATCGACCCTAGTCTGGTCTTCCTCGACAGGCGGGCAGCTCGCTGAGGCAGCGTATGGTGTGCAAATTGGACCCGACGGAACTATCTATATTACAGGTGGGACCGCCAGTTCAAATCTACCCGGAACTGCGAACGGAGCAAATCCAGATGCCAGTGGTGGTGTAGATGGCTACATCATGCGAATTAGTGCCAATGGTGCAGTACTTCTTAACACAACTTACACGGGGACGAACGACTTTGATCAAACGTATTTTGTGCAATTGGACACGGACGGAGAAGTATACGTCATCGGGCAATCGTTAGGAGATATGGAAGTATCAACAGGTGTTTATTCCAATCCCGGAGGGAAGCAATTTGTGCAGAAATACAACAATGAGCTCACGAACTTGGAGTGGAGCACCACGATTGGAAGCAACGACAACCAAATCAACTTTTCTCCTTCGGCCTTTTTGGTGACCAACTGCAATGATATTTATGTTTCAGGGTGGGGCGGATCCACCAATAATTTTGGCCAAGCCGGTGGAACAACTTTTGGATTACCTACGACTCCTGATGCATTTCAATCATCAACCGATGGAAGTGACTTCTATCTGATGGTGCTCAGTGAAGATGCCCAAGATCTTACGTATGCTACTTACTTCGGCGGAAGTGAAAGTTCCGAACATGTAGATGGCGGGACAAGTCGATTTGACAAAAACGGAACGGTTTATCAAGCTGTGTGCGCGGGTTGCGGAGGCTTGAGTGATTTTCCTAGTCAGCCCGGAGTTTGGTCACAAACCAATCCATCTTCCAACTGCAATTTGGGCGTTTTTAAGTTTCGGCTTAACTCCGTATCAGCATTGGCTGAAGTAGACTTCGATGCGACTCCCCTGTGTGAAAATCAACCTGCAGTTTTTACTAATCTCAGTGAAGACGCTGATCTTTTTTTGTGGGATTTTGGCGATGACAATACCAGCACTGAATTTGAGCCTACTCACATTTATACTGAGCCCGGGATCTATGAAGTCACTCTTTTAGCAGAGGATAGTGAAGGTTGTTTAGGTCCCGATTCAACTACCATTGAACTCGAAGTTCTCCCCTCGCCTGAAATTGAATTTGACTTTGAAAACAACCCGATTTGTCCGGGAGAACAATTGACTCTAGGGGCAAGTGGTGCAGACTCTTACTTGTGGACACCTGCCGAAGTCTTTAATAACAACACCTTGGCAAATCCCATTTTCTCGGGATCAGAATCGACGACGGTTACCCTTACCGGTACTACTACGTGTGGTAGCCAATCATTAGAAGTAACTATTGAAGTTGGTACTGTCGAAGTTGAGCTGGAAGAAGAGATACTCATTTGCCCGGGTGAATCCGCCCAATTAAACGCCTCCGGTGGCGTAGCCTATTCTTGGTTTCCCGCTACGTTTTTAGATGATCCCGATATCCCCAACCCAACCGTTACACCTGACACTGATGTAACTTATGAAGTTACGGTGAGCACAGAGCAAGGATGTGAAGGGACGGGAAGTATCGAAGTCATCGTGTTGGATCCTCCTCCTGTACTTTCCGGAGAGACTGACTATGCCACATGCAATTCCATTCCAGTGCAGCTTAATGTGAGCGGTGGCGACAACTATTCTTGGTTTCCGGAAACGGGCTTGAGCAATCCATCCATTTCAAACCCTACCGCAAACCCCTCATCTCCTACTGTTTACACAGTTACGACTAGCAATTCATGCGGCTCTTCCAGTCTGGATATTTTGGTGAGAACTGAGGCTATCGATATTTCGATGACTACGGACTCTATCGGCTGTTTTCTGACGCCAATCGGCGTGAGTGCTTCCGGCGGTTCATCCTACAGATGGCAGCCGGAAAGTCTCTTCGCAGACCCGAATGCCGCGAATACTTCGGTTGAAATTACATCGTCAACCGAAATATCCGTCATTGGATTCAATGAAGATGGTTGTTTTGATATAGAGACTCGCTTGATTAGAATTTATCCCAGACAACCCATTTATCTGGGTCTTGATGAAGTTATTCCCTTTGGCGGTGAAGCGACTATTGAGGCTTTTAGCAATTTTCCCATTACGTGGGTTGAGAGTCCTTACTTGAGCTGCTTGGACTGCAGTAACCCCGTTGCATCACCACCTGAGACTTCGACCTTCTACGCCACTATAGAAACACCTGACGGATGTATTGAAAGAGATTCGATTTTGGTAACAGTGACGGGAAACATTTACGTACCCAATGCTTTTTCTCCTGATGGGGATGGAATAAATGACATTTTCAAAGCTCAGGGTATTGACATCGTTGAATTCAAAATGGAAATATTCAACAGGTGGGGAGAACTAGTGTTTACATCAAATTCAATAGACGATGGCTGGAACGGGAGCTCTCCGAATAACGAATATTACGCCCCCACAGACGTTTACCCTTATCGAATAGTCGCAAGAGAGCACACAGGGGAAGTATTCGAATTGAAAGGAATGGTGACGCTTATCCGTTAG
- a CDS encoding 3-hydroxyanthranilate 3,4-dioxygenase, translating into MSIPKPFNLQQWIDDNRDILKPPVGNKNLYPEGTDYIVMVVGGPNARKDYHYNETEELFYQLEGDINVRIQLDGEAVDVPIKAGEMYLLPPRIPHSPMRSEGSVGLVIERVRKGTDFNDGLLWFCDNCNNKLHETYFKLENIEKDFLPRFREFYESEDLRTCNNCGHKMETDPRFV; encoded by the coding sequence CAGCAGTGGATCGACGATAACCGAGATATTCTCAAGCCACCTGTTGGCAATAAGAATTTATATCCTGAGGGTACCGACTATATCGTTATGGTTGTGGGTGGGCCAAATGCCCGAAAAGATTACCACTACAACGAAACCGAAGAGTTGTTCTATCAGCTGGAAGGCGATATAAACGTTCGCATTCAGCTGGATGGAGAGGCAGTAGATGTGCCGATAAAAGCAGGGGAGATGTATCTGCTTCCGCCTCGTATACCACACTCTCCAATGCGGTCTGAAGGCTCTGTCGGTTTGGTAATCGAAAGGGTGAGAAAGGGAACTGACTTCAACGATGGTCTTCTTTGGTTTTGCGACAATTGCAACAACAAATTGCATGAAACGTACTTCAAACTTGAGAATATTGAGAAAGACTTTCTACCGAGATTTCGTGAATTTTATGAAAGTGAAGATTTGAGAACCTGCAATAACTGTGGACATAAAATGGAAACCGATCCGCGATTCGTCTAA